A segment of the Flavobacteriales bacterium genome:
GAAGCTCGGAGTAGCATGGGAATTTCAGCGAGCGATCGGCCAGATTGGCCCGGAACTCAGATTCATCGTCGTCTATGGCAATGCCGATGATGTTAAGGCCTCGATGGTTGTACCGTTCGTGCAACTCATTGAGCAGGGGCATCTGCTCGTGACAATGATCGCATGTGCTGGAGTAGAAGAATAGGACCGTGCACGGATATGGTTGAATAAGCTGGTTCAGCTCATCTGTGCTGCCCGTGATGGGCGATGGAAGCGTGACATCGGGAGCTATGGAGCCGATGGCAGCCTTGAGCTGCACTGCCACAGTTGCAAGCAGTTCAGCTTCGGGCGGGACCAGTGCCTGCGGTCCTGTGATGTAACGATCGACAAGGTGCTGCAGGGTTTCCTCCGGTCCATAGGTGGCGTAGAGATCGATCAGCTGCCATCGGGCGAACGACCAGCTCGCGGTATCCGGAGCGGCCCAGGCCAGGATTGAGTCGGAGGCGGCTGCGAGGGTGTGCGGGTCGGCCGGTGTTGCGGCTTGGAGGATTGCCATGATGGCTTTCGCGTAAACGGAGCATCGGGTCAGTGTGGGATCATGCCAATCCATTGAATCACGGATGGCCTGTGGCCCGAGCGGAAGCGCGCCCATGATGCGCCGGTCCATGCGGGCTACTTTAGCGAAATAGGAGGTGGGGTCAAGAGCTATGAGTCGTTCCAAAGTGGCTTGCAATCGCGTATTCAGATCCTCTTCCTCGCGAGCCAGCCTCATGAGCGACTCGATGTCACGCGGATCGATTGCCTTGCGCTGGCCCTCGATGCGTCTGATCAAGTCCTGCGCATCGCGGCTGGCCCATTTGTACTCCCATAATCGTCGGTTCTCATCCGATGCGGAAACGGTTATCCCGGTTTGGAGCGGAAGAGCGCTAAAGCTCACCACCACCTTGGGTTCAGATGGGTTGAGGATGATATCCACCTGATCCTCATCGAAACCGAGGCGGTAGTAGCCGAGGGGGAATTCCTTCCCTTTGAAGTCAAAGCGCCCTTTTCGGTCGATCCGTGCAGAATCGAATGGTATGCGCTCCTGGCCTCGAAGGCGGTAAAGCACGATTTGCCGAAAGGACATGCCCGATTCGCGCGGAAGTGTTCCGGAAATTGATTGGCCGGACAGGTCCAAGGCGAGCCCATGGAGCAGGAACGGGAGGATGAAAGTGCGCATGCGTGGTGCAAAAAAAAAGAACCCCGCCCATTGCTGGGCGGGGTTCAGATCGGCGACGACATACTCTCCCGGGCTTTTGGCCCAGTACCATCTGCGCTGGTGAGCTTAACTTCTCTGTTCGGAATGGGAAGAGGTGGACCTCACCGCTAAAGTCACCTGAAATCGTCAAAGCGATTTGACAGGTTGTCGGACAAGACCAATACAGCCGAGAATCGTTCCACGAACAATCTGACGGATCGGAAGCTTACGGGCAATTAGTACCACTCGGCTTTGCCATTGCTGACTTTACACCTGTGGCCTATCAACGTGGTAATCTTCCACGGCCCTTAGAAGAAGTCTCATCTTGAGGTGGGCTTCGTGCTTAGATGCTTTCAGCGCTTATCCCGTCCGAACATAGCTACCCAGCGGTGCCCCTGGCGGGACAACTGGTACACTAGCGGTTCGTCCACCACGGTCCTCTCGTACTAATGGT
Coding sequences within it:
- a CDS encoding TlpA family protein disulfide reductase, translated to MRTFILPFLLHGLALDLSGQSISGTLPRESGMSFRQIVLYRLRGQERIPFDSARIDRKGRFDFKGKEFPLGYYRLGFDEDQVDIILNPSEPKVVVSFSALPLQTGITVSASDENRRLWEYKWASRDAQDLIRRIEGQRKAIDPRDIESLMRLAREEEDLNTRLQATLERLIALDPTSYFAKVARMDRRIMGALPLGPQAIRDSMDWHDPTLTRCSVYAKAIMAILQAATPADPHTLAAASDSILAWAAPDTASWSFARWQLIDLYATYGPEETLQHLVDRYITGPQALVPPEAELLATVAVQLKAAIGSIAPDVTLPSPITGSTDELNQLIQPYPCTVLFFYSSTCDHCHEQMPLLNELHERYNHRGLNIIGIAIDDDESEFRANLADRSLKFPCYSELRGWGSPAAKAFAVRATPWLIAINRDGRIVAKPSNAAELTDMLPSLLP